From the genome of Candidatus Krumholzibacteriia bacterium, one region includes:
- the tyrS gene encoding tyrosine--tRNA ligase has translation MTRKQDETALSVDQQMAIIRQGAVEVIPEEDLRRKLERFLAGGEPLVIKQGFDPTAPDIHLGHTVGLRKLRQFQDLGHTVVFLIGDFTGMIGDPSGRSETRRRLDHAELIDNAKTYTEQAFKILDPKKTRVDYNSRWLAKMEFADVLRLTATQTVAQMLERDDFEKRYHAGKPISLLEFVYPLAQGYDSVALQADVEIGATEQKFNLLMAREIQRQYGQEPEVILTLPILEGIDGVEKMSKSLGNYIGITEAPEEIFGKTMKIPDTLIVKYFELVTSRTPAEVDAIRARLKDPSTNPSHLKRELARTLVAEYHDAEAAEAAEAHFNRLFVQHERPEETQRVEMKVDEGGLWIAKALQQAGLCTSTSQARRMISQGAVKVDGEKVSDADLRLVPRKEAYAVQVGKRGFADIVVS, from the coding sequence ATGACGCGCAAGCAAGACGAAACCGCGCTCTCGGTCGACCAGCAGATGGCCATCATCCGCCAGGGCGCCGTCGAGGTCATCCCCGAGGAGGACCTGCGGCGCAAACTGGAGCGATTCCTCGCCGGCGGCGAGCCGCTGGTGATCAAGCAGGGGTTCGACCCCACCGCCCCCGACATCCATCTCGGCCACACCGTCGGGTTGCGAAAACTGCGCCAGTTTCAGGACCTCGGGCACACCGTCGTGTTCCTCATCGGGGACTTCACCGGAATGATCGGCGATCCCAGCGGCCGCAGCGAGACCCGCCGGCGTCTCGACCACGCCGAACTCATCGACAACGCAAAGACATACACCGAGCAGGCGTTCAAGATCCTGGATCCGAAGAAAACCCGGGTGGATTACAACAGCCGCTGGCTGGCCAAGATGGAATTCGCCGACGTGTTGCGCCTTACCGCCACGCAGACCGTCGCGCAGATGCTGGAGCGCGACGACTTCGAGAAGCGTTACCACGCGGGCAAGCCCATCAGCCTGCTCGAGTTCGTATACCCGCTGGCGCAGGGGTACGACTCCGTCGCGCTTCAGGCCGACGTGGAGATCGGGGCCACCGAGCAGAAGTTCAACCTGCTCATGGCCCGCGAAATCCAGCGGCAGTACGGGCAGGAGCCCGAGGTGATCCTCACCCTGCCCATCCTGGAGGGGATCGACGGCGTCGAGAAGATGAGCAAGTCGCTGGGCAACTATATCGGCATCACCGAGGCGCCCGAGGAGATCTTCGGCAAGACGATGAAGATCCCCGATACGCTGATCGTGAAATACTTCGAGCTGGTGACGTCTCGAACGCCGGCGGAGGTCGATGCCATCCGCGCGCGTCTGAAGGATCCTTCCACCAATCCATCGCACCTCAAGCGCGAACTGGCGCGCACCCTGGTTGCCGAATACCACGATGCGGAAGCCGCCGAGGCGGCGGAGGCGCACTTCAACCGGTTGTTCGTTCAGCACGAGCGCCCCGAGGAAACGCAGCGCGTCGAAATGAAGGTGGATGAGGGCGGGCTGTGGATCGCGAAGGCCCTGCAGCAGGCGGGGCTGTGCACGAGTACCTCGCAGGCGCGCCGCATGATCTCGCAGGGCGCGGTCAAGGTGGACGGAGAGAAGGTCTCCGACGCCGACCTGCGCCTCGTGCCGCGCAAGGAAGCCTACGCCGTACAGGTGGGCAAGCGCGGTTTCGCCGACATCGTGGTGTCCTGA
- a CDS encoding PBP1A family penicillin-binding protein gives MNDDLNNGTTQPPRQPPPAAPPADPAAPAPGGQPPRWRVEHILIGVAVLASGLMFSAYRYFARDLPSTSRLEMIEPTLKTQVFGADSSVVGEYFVEDRALVPLEDLPPYLVDAFIAIEDRKFYTHWGVDMFGIARAVVINARRGQRVQGGSTITQQLGRNLFDMFENTLTRKIKEAMLAMRIERAYSKDEILEMYLNQIYFGGGAHGVEAAAQTFFGKKAKELTIGEATMIAGLPKNPRDYSPINHLERAMQRRDVVLAAMVDTGKLTRAEADSISVEPVNVRPGKPGQSEFAAYFLEEVRQYLEERYGSDRIYRDGLKVYTGLDPLLQRAAEDSMESQLARMEKWRNYSETKPSYEAALAAGEAVGTPAYLQGAVVAIDVKSGLVRALVGGRSFKDSKFDRAVQAKRQPGSAFKPFIFAAAMENGYTPADILLDAPIVLDLPNGDVWKPQNYSETFEGEVTLRHALNVSINIAAIRLLMAMGPAEAINMAHRLGIKSDLEAVYSLALGVSEVTLLEMTNAYATLAAGGMRGDALLVKKVVDREGRVLEENSIYREEVVDPAVNYMITSLLESVMNEGFGHNARVNGFNEPAAGKTGTTDLCTDAWFVGFTGDLAVGVWSGFDEKKTMGARMTGSAVSLPTWTSVMKTYYAHRHAPDFPEVQGVEYRIICEKTGLLATEFCPRIRREVFIVGTEPRRSCDRHGSASARPVQDMQSVEELDRRILEEH, from the coding sequence ATGAATGACGATCTGAACAACGGCACCACACAGCCACCCCGGCAGCCGCCACCGGCGGCGCCGCCCGCGGACCCCGCGGCGCCTGCGCCCGGCGGGCAGCCGCCGCGCTGGCGGGTGGAGCACATCCTCATCGGCGTGGCCGTGCTCGCATCGGGGCTGATGTTCAGCGCCTACCGCTACTTCGCGCGCGATCTGCCCAGCACCTCCCGCCTCGAGATGATCGAGCCCACGCTCAAGACCCAGGTGTTCGGCGCCGACTCGAGCGTGGTGGGCGAGTACTTCGTGGAGGACCGCGCGCTGGTTCCGCTGGAGGACCTGCCGCCCTACCTGGTGGACGCCTTCATCGCCATCGAGGACCGCAAGTTCTACACCCACTGGGGTGTGGACATGTTCGGCATCGCGCGCGCGGTCGTCATCAACGCGCGCCGCGGGCAGCGTGTGCAGGGGGGCAGCACCATCACCCAGCAGCTGGGGCGCAACCTCTTCGACATGTTCGAGAACACGCTCACGCGCAAGATCAAGGAAGCCATGCTGGCCATGCGCATCGAGCGCGCATACTCCAAGGACGAAATCCTGGAGATGTACCTCAATCAGATTTACTTCGGCGGTGGCGCGCACGGCGTGGAAGCGGCCGCGCAGACCTTCTTCGGCAAGAAGGCAAAGGAACTCACCATCGGCGAGGCCACCATGATCGCGGGGCTTCCCAAGAACCCGCGCGACTACTCCCCCATCAACCACCTGGAGCGCGCGATGCAACGGCGCGACGTCGTGCTCGCCGCCATGGTGGACACGGGCAAGCTCACCCGCGCCGAGGCGGATTCCATTTCCGTGGAACCGGTCAACGTCCGCCCCGGCAAGCCCGGCCAGAGCGAGTTCGCCGCCTACTTCCTCGAAGAGGTTCGCCAGTATCTGGAGGAACGCTACGGTTCGGATCGCATCTACCGCGACGGCCTCAAGGTGTACACGGGCCTCGACCCGCTGCTGCAACGCGCGGCCGAGGACAGCATGGAATCGCAGCTCGCGCGCATGGAGAAATGGCGCAACTACTCGGAAACCAAGCCCAGCTACGAGGCCGCCCTCGCCGCCGGCGAGGCGGTTGGCACGCCGGCCTACCTGCAGGGTGCGGTGGTTGCGATCGACGTCAAGAGCGGCCTGGTGCGCGCCCTGGTGGGCGGGCGCAGCTTCAAGGACAGCAAGTTCGACAGGGCCGTGCAGGCGAAGCGCCAGCCGGGATCCGCGTTCAAGCCCTTCATCTTCGCGGCGGCGATGGAAAACGGATACACGCCCGCCGATATCCTCCTCGACGCGCCCATCGTGCTCGACCTCCCCAACGGCGACGTGTGGAAGCCGCAGAATTACTCGGAGACGTTCGAGGGCGAGGTGACGCTGCGCCACGCGCTCAACGTGTCCATCAACATCGCCGCCATCCGCCTGCTCATGGCGATGGGGCCGGCGGAGGCCATCAACATGGCCCACCGCCTGGGGATCAAGAGCGACCTCGAGGCGGTGTACTCGCTGGCCCTCGGGGTTTCGGAAGTCACCCTGCTGGAGATGACCAACGCCTACGCCACCCTCGCCGCGGGCGGCATGCGCGGCGACGCGCTACTGGTAAAAAAGGTGGTGGATCGCGAGGGGCGTGTGCTGGAAGAGAATTCCATTTATCGCGAGGAAGTGGTGGACCCGGCGGTGAACTACATGATCACCAGCCTGCTGGAGAGCGTGATGAACGAGGGCTTCGGCCACAACGCGCGTGTCAACGGCTTCAACGAACCCGCCGCGGGCAAGACCGGCACCACCGATCTGTGCACCGACGCGTGGTTCGTCGGGTTCACCGGAGACCTCGCCGTCGGCGTGTGGTCGGGCTTCGACGAGAAGAAGACGATGGGCGCGAGAATGACCGGATCGGCGGTTTCACTGCCCACGTGGACGTCGGTCATGAAGACGTACTACGCCCACCGCCACGCACCCGACTTCCCCGAGGTGCAGGGCGTCGAGTACCGCATCATCTGCGAGAAGACGGGCCTGCTGGCCACCGAGTTCTGCCCGCGTATCCGCCGCGAGGTGTTCATCGTGGGCACCGAGCCACGCCGCTCCTGCGACCGTCACGGATCCGCGTCGGCGCGCCCGGTGCAGGACATGCAGAGCGTCGAAGAACTCGACCGCCGTATTCTGGAAGAGCACTAG
- a CDS encoding phosphopentomutase encodes MRFSRVILLVLDGVGAGEAPDAAAYGDTGSHTLANTARAVGGLRVPTLARLGLGGITHIAGVTPATEARAHHGRLCPRSAGKDSTTGHWELMGCVLTHPFPTYPDGFPADVVARVEDALGRRILGNRVASGTVILEELGPRHLETGAPIVYTSADSVLQIAAHEARVAPAQLYAWCEAVRAVMVVPHAVGRVIARPFAGSPGRFHRTAGRRDYSLAPPQSTVLDRLAGAGRRTLTIGKIDDLFAGRGIAHALHTRDNREGMARLLEAVRGDGFDLVFVNLVDFDSMWGHRNDARAFALGLEEFDAFLGGFLEELRERDLLIITADHGNDPTTPGTDHSREYAPLLVHHHGLVNGRLLGDRDSLADVGATVEWILSGTRAPAGTPVVDAAGAATG; translated from the coding sequence ATGCGATTCTCCAGGGTGATTCTTCTGGTCCTGGACGGCGTTGGCGCCGGCGAGGCACCGGATGCCGCCGCGTACGGCGACACGGGCAGTCACACCCTGGCCAACACCGCCCGCGCGGTGGGTGGCCTGCGGGTTCCCACGCTGGCGCGGCTGGGCCTCGGGGGCATCACCCACATCGCGGGTGTCACGCCCGCCACCGAAGCGCGGGCGCACCATGGCCGCCTGTGCCCGCGATCCGCGGGCAAGGACAGCACCACCGGTCACTGGGAACTGATGGGCTGCGTCCTCACCCATCCATTTCCCACCTACCCGGACGGGTTTCCAGCGGACGTGGTGGCGCGCGTGGAAGACGCGCTTGGCCGCCGGATCCTCGGCAACAGGGTCGCCAGCGGCACCGTGATCCTGGAGGAACTGGGGCCGCGCCACCTGGAAACCGGCGCACCCATCGTGTACACGTCGGCCGACAGCGTGCTGCAGATTGCGGCGCACGAGGCACGCGTCGCGCCCGCGCAGTTGTACGCGTGGTGCGAGGCGGTGCGCGCCGTGATGGTGGTGCCGCACGCCGTCGGGCGGGTCATCGCGCGTCCCTTCGCGGGGAGTCCGGGCCGTTTTCACCGCACCGCGGGGCGCCGCGACTACTCGCTGGCCCCGCCGCAATCCACCGTGCTCGATCGCCTCGCCGGCGCGGGCAGGCGCACCCTGACCATCGGCAAGATCGACGATCTCTTCGCGGGGCGGGGTATCGCGCATGCGCTGCACACGCGCGACAATCGCGAAGGAATGGCGCGCCTGCTGGAGGCCGTGCGCGGTGACGGCTTCGATCTCGTATTCGTGAACCTGGTGGACTTCGACAGCATGTGGGGACACCGCAACGACGCGCGCGCATTCGCCCTGGGGCTGGAGGAGTTCGACGCCTTCCTGGGCGGTTTCCTGGAAGAACTCCGGGAGCGAGACCTTCTGATCATCACCGCGGACCACGGCAACGATCCCACCACGCCCGGCACCGACCACAGCCGCGAATACGCACCCCTCCTGGTGCATCACCATGGGCTGGTGAACGGGCGCCTGCTGGGTGATCGCGATTCGCTGGCCGACGTGGGTGCAACCGTGGAGTGGATTCTCAGCGGCACGCGCGCGCCCGCGGGAACGCCGGTGGTGGACGCGGCGGGCGCCGCGACCGGCTAG
- the alr gene encoding alanine racemase encodes MKRLPTWLEIDLDRLDRNIETIQTAVGADVGILLTVKADAYGHGAVQVASAVAQRVRIFGVATVDEAVELWESGIRNDILILSPILETELPPVARHGFAITLPSASFADAVARFAPARPLDVHVEVDTGMGRTGIAEEEAFDEIVRIARNAAVNLRGVYTHFPVSDTDAEYTRGQIKRFRALVARLREAGVVVPMVHSANSAAVDGVAESHMDLVRPGLLAYGLHPAGGTPGIAVAPVMAWKSRIVRVRRVAAGRTISYGRSFTTRRDSIIGVVPVGYGHGYPLRLSGRGAMLVSGHRVPIVGRVTMDMTMVDLTDLPAIPAEGDDVVLVGSQGDESISFHDLATWADTICYEIMCMISKRVPRTYFRRGKVETFKTLLGVLPNNVAV; translated from the coding sequence ATGAAGCGGCTTCCCACCTGGCTCGAGATCGATCTCGACCGGCTCGACCGGAACATCGAGACCATCCAGACCGCCGTCGGCGCCGACGTCGGCATCCTGCTGACCGTGAAGGCCGACGCCTACGGTCACGGCGCGGTGCAGGTGGCGTCCGCGGTGGCGCAGCGCGTGCGCATCTTCGGCGTGGCCACGGTGGACGAAGCGGTCGAGTTGTGGGAGTCCGGCATCCGCAACGACATCCTCATCCTGAGCCCCATCCTGGAGACCGAACTCCCCCCGGTTGCCCGGCACGGGTTTGCCATCACACTGCCTTCGGCCAGTTTCGCCGACGCGGTGGCGCGTTTTGCGCCGGCGCGGCCGCTCGACGTGCACGTCGAGGTCGATACCGGCATGGGACGAACCGGAATCGCCGAAGAGGAAGCGTTCGATGAAATCGTGCGCATCGCGCGCAACGCGGCGGTGAACCTGCGCGGTGTCTATACGCATTTCCCGGTGTCGGACACGGATGCCGAGTACACGCGCGGACAGATAAAACGTTTCCGAGCGCTGGTGGCGCGCCTGCGGGAGGCCGGGGTGGTGGTACCGATGGTGCACAGTGCCAACAGCGCCGCCGTGGATGGCGTGGCCGAATCGCACATGGACCTGGTGCGGCCCGGGCTGCTGGCGTACGGCCTGCACCCTGCGGGCGGGACGCCCGGTATCGCCGTCGCGCCCGTCATGGCGTGGAAGTCGCGCATCGTGCGCGTGCGCCGCGTGGCCGCGGGGCGCACGATCTCCTACGGCCGCTCGTTCACCACCCGGCGCGATTCGATCATCGGCGTGGTTCCGGTGGGCTACGGTCACGGCTATCCGCTGCGCCTGTCGGGCCGGGGCGCCATGCTCGTGTCCGGACACCGCGTGCCCATCGTGGGGCGCGTCACCATGGACATGACGATGGTCGACCTCACCGATCTCCCGGCGATTCCCGCCGAGGGCGATGACGTGGTGCTGGTGGGGAGCCAGGGGGACGAATCGATTTCGTTCCACGATCTCGCCACGTGGGCGGACACCATCTGCTACGAGATCATGTGCATGATCTCCAAGCGGGTGCCGCGCACCTACTTCCGCCGCGGCAAGGTGGAGACCTTCAAGACACTGCTCGGCGTGTTGCCCAACAACGTCGCCGTGTAA
- a CDS encoding multiheme c-type cytochrome translates to MTLSFGQILGRRGPGAIAMLLAVLALGGCGEEKTAPKRLAIAYSNDLWGEIRSCGCSEHDLGGLGRRATFLKAVADTTGDMLLVDAGDFFGASINYGVEKADVTLKSMALMGYHAVVIGEDELGFGLDFILRRSRDARLPIVAANLYDAVGDTLIFPASRVVTLPSGLRVGIAGVMSPAIALPPQVAAGSLDIRDPLAAVQPVVDGMRGDVDLVVVLAHMPRGEAQRFTELLRGVDAVFHGHDGKPMRQLRRFGDAYLLELAARGLYMGVAYATLGPDGRVASMQDAVVPMDERFPDDEAIGRLFQAYDFDIAAKERATLPTGVTNVRNLSHSRFQGAEACRECHEDIHAAWSDTRHAHAWETLTDLSREFDRDCTPCHSVGFYKNGGFENVVATPHLTGVQCESCHGNAAGHVRDPDVRPGVEDARSLCRDCHNEDQSPDFEVEAFWKRIDHGPGGAPAGAVKGR, encoded by the coding sequence ATGACCCTTTCATTTGGACAGATTCTCGGCCGTCGTGGCCCTGGCGCAATCGCGATGCTGCTCGCGGTGCTGGCGCTGGGTGGTTGCGGCGAGGAAAAGACGGCGCCGAAGCGTCTCGCCATTGCCTACTCCAACGACCTGTGGGGCGAGATCCGCTCCTGCGGGTGCTCCGAACACGACCTGGGCGGGTTGGGACGACGTGCCACCTTCCTGAAGGCCGTCGCGGACACCACCGGAGACATGCTGCTGGTGGATGCGGGCGATTTTTTCGGCGCGAGCATCAACTACGGCGTCGAGAAGGCCGACGTCACCCTCAAGTCCATGGCGCTCATGGGCTATCACGCTGTGGTGATCGGCGAGGACGAACTCGGTTTCGGACTGGACTTCATCCTGCGGCGTTCCCGCGACGCGCGGCTGCCCATCGTGGCGGCCAATCTGTACGACGCGGTCGGGGATACGTTGATCTTTCCGGCGTCGCGCGTGGTTACGCTGCCCTCCGGCCTGCGCGTGGGCATTGCGGGCGTGATGAGCCCCGCCATTGCGCTGCCGCCGCAGGTGGCGGCGGGATCGCTGGACATTCGCGACCCGCTGGCGGCCGTGCAGCCGGTGGTGGACGGGATGCGCGGCGATGTGGACCTGGTGGTGGTGCTGGCGCACATGCCGCGCGGGGAGGCGCAACGCTTCACGGAATTGCTGCGCGGGGTGGACGCCGTGTTCCACGGGCACGACGGGAAGCCCATGCGCCAGTTGCGCCGTTTCGGCGACGCCTACCTGCTCGAGCTCGCGGCGCGCGGGCTGTACATGGGCGTGGCCTACGCCACGCTGGGGCCCGACGGGCGCGTCGCCAGCATGCAGGATGCGGTGGTTCCCATGGACGAGCGCTTTCCGGACGACGAGGCCATCGGCCGCCTGTTCCAGGCCTACGACTTCGACATCGCCGCCAAGGAGCGCGCGACGCTCCCCACCGGTGTCACCAACGTGCGCAACCTCTCCCACAGCCGTTTCCAGGGCGCGGAGGCGTGCCGGGAGTGCCACGAGGACATCCACGCCGCGTGGTCGGACACACGGCACGCGCACGCCTGGGAAACGCTCACCGACCTCTCGCGCGAGTTCGACCGGGATTGCACACCGTGCCACTCGGTGGGCTTCTATAAGAACGGGGGCTTCGAGAACGTCGTTGCCACCCCCCACCTCACCGGCGTGCAGTGCGAGTCCTGCCACGGCAATGCGGCCGGTCACGTGCGGGACCCGGACGTCAGACCCGGCGTGGAAGACGCACGCAGCCTGTGCCGGGACTGCCACAACGAGGACCAGAGCCCGGACTTCGAGGTGGAGGCGTTCTGGAAGCGGATCGACCATGGCCCGGGCGGGGCGCCGGCCGGTGCGGTAAAAGGCCGTTGA
- a CDS encoding ATP-binding protein — MQRSIVSARTRPTLFVVFLAAFSAVLVLSNLALYRRARGHLDSQLGERLRAIATAVAHEVEDAGPDSLTAGTIDPVLYDQLLIARDDHQLSNIVIISAAGNTAIDLAGYSEPGDENPFIQLDVAAVALARAGVAAYTSLYRTGDVYLKSAYAPVHGVTGTIIGVVGVEAGASFFAQLRELRDLIVLISLGNASVVILLGFLFYRRTRSLERAREAMIETDNLATLGRMVATIAHEIRNPLSIIRASAQRVQRRHAIDDEALTYIVDEVDGLDRVLTGYLQFAKSQPAAFVPLEVGRILRRALLAVENQAKAGNIEVGVQDTGALTLHGDERRVRQAVLNVLLNALEVTPQGGRIGIDVGHDAGHVTISVSDSGPGIDPAILKDVTRPFFTTRVDGSGLGLSVVQSVMEEHGGSLRIERADSGGARIVLSFPRDPGAATAAKE, encoded by the coding sequence ATGCAAAGATCCATTGTATCCGCGCGGACACGGCCCACGTTGTTCGTGGTCTTTCTCGCCGCGTTCTCGGCCGTGCTCGTCCTGTCCAACCTGGCGCTGTACCGACGCGCGCGCGGCCACCTCGACAGCCAGCTGGGCGAACGTCTGCGCGCCATCGCCACCGCGGTGGCCCACGAGGTGGAGGACGCCGGGCCGGATTCGCTCACCGCGGGCACCATCGACCCCGTCCTCTACGACCAGTTGCTGATCGCGCGCGACGACCACCAGCTCTCCAACATCGTCATCATCTCCGCCGCCGGAAACACCGCCATCGACCTGGCCGGTTACAGCGAGCCCGGAGACGAGAACCCCTTCATCCAGCTCGACGTGGCGGCCGTCGCCCTCGCCCGCGCCGGCGTGGCGGCGTACACAAGCCTGTACCGGACCGGCGACGTGTACCTGAAGAGCGCCTACGCGCCCGTCCACGGCGTGACCGGCACGATCATCGGCGTCGTCGGCGTGGAGGCTGGCGCGTCGTTCTTTGCACAGCTGCGCGAGCTGCGCGACCTCATCGTGCTCATCTCGCTGGGCAATGCCTCGGTGGTCATCCTGCTGGGGTTTCTCTTCTACCGCCGCACGCGTTCGCTGGAACGCGCGCGGGAGGCGATGATCGAGACGGACAACCTGGCCACGCTGGGCAGAATGGTGGCGACGATCGCGCACGAGATTCGCAACCCGTTGAGCATCATCCGGGCCTCGGCACAGCGCGTGCAACGCCGGCACGCCATCGACGATGAAGCGCTCACCTACATCGTCGACGAGGTGGACGGGCTGGATCGTGTCCTCACCGGCTATCTCCAGTTTGCGAAGTCGCAACCCGCGGCGTTCGTCCCCCTCGAAGTCGGCCGCATCCTGCGCCGGGCCCTGCTGGCGGTCGAGAACCAGGCCAAGGCCGGGAATATCGAGGTGGGGGTGCAGGACACCGGCGCTCTGACCCTGCATGGCGATGAACGGCGCGTGCGCCAGGCGGTGCTGAACGTGCTGTTGAACGCCCTGGAGGTCACCCCGCAGGGCGGACGCATAGGCATTGACGTGGGCCACGATGCCGGGCACGTTACTATCAGCGTGAGCGACAGCGGGCCGGGCATCGACCCCGCCATTCTCAAGGACGTCACGCGTCCCTTCTTCACCACCCGGGTCGACGGCAGTGGTCTCGGCCTGAGCGTGGTGCAGTCGGTGATGGAGGAGCACGGCGGCAGCCTGCGCATCGAGCGGGCGGACTCAGGCGGCGCGCGCATCGTGCTTTCCTTTCCGCGGGACCCGGGCGCGGCAACTGCCGCAAAGGAGTAG
- a CDS encoding sigma-54 dependent transcriptional regulator, with translation MAHILIVDDEVRIGSLLADELGDAGHHARAVTSGADALAAVETAVPDIVITDLRMGEMDGMTLLRELRRRFPAVDVVVMTAYASIETAIATMREGAYDYIIKPFRNEEVLLVIGRIEEKRRLEVENRGLRQALAGGSAGDLVGTSPAMMEVRRLVQSLARSDAAVMIRGESGTGKEVVARALHRSSGRSSGPFIAVNCAAIPDTLLESELFGYEKGAFTGAVRSKAGHFRIADRGTLFLDEIGDLPAALQAKLLRVLESQSFTPLGGVKEVHVDVRLVSATHQVLEEDIASGRFRQDLFYRLNVFPIVIPPLRERREDIADLARHFLADWGRAPADLADDALARLAAHDWPGNVRELRNVLERAVILRPEGRIGTADIMIAPERVGAVVSAADGTGTLNLEEAERELIVRALAATGGNKSEAARLLGITRRALYGRLERYGME, from the coding sequence ATGGCGCACATTCTCATCGTGGACGACGAGGTTCGCATCGGATCGCTTCTCGCCGACGAACTGGGCGACGCCGGGCACCACGCCCGCGCGGTCACCAGCGGCGCCGACGCGCTCGCCGCGGTCGAGACAGCCGTTCCCGACATCGTCATCACGGACCTGCGCATGGGAGAGATGGACGGAATGACGCTGCTGCGGGAGCTTCGGCGCCGCTTTCCCGCGGTGGACGTGGTGGTGATGACGGCCTATGCGTCCATCGAGACCGCCATCGCGACAATGCGCGAGGGCGCGTACGACTACATCATCAAGCCGTTCCGCAACGAAGAGGTCCTGCTGGTGATCGGCCGGATCGAGGAGAAGCGCCGGCTGGAGGTCGAGAACCGTGGCCTGCGGCAGGCGCTGGCCGGTGGCTCGGCGGGCGACCTCGTCGGCACCAGCCCGGCCATGATGGAGGTGCGGCGTCTGGTGCAGAGTCTCGCGCGTTCGGACGCGGCGGTGATGATCCGCGGCGAGAGCGGCACCGGCAAGGAAGTGGTGGCGCGGGCGCTGCACCGGTCATCCGGCCGTTCGTCGGGCCCGTTCATCGCCGTCAACTGCGCCGCCATCCCCGACACGCTGCTGGAGAGCGAACTGTTCGGCTACGAGAAGGGCGCGTTCACGGGTGCGGTGCGCAGCAAGGCCGGGCACTTTCGTATCGCGGACCGCGGCACGCTGTTCCTGGACGAGATCGGCGACCTGCCGGCGGCGCTGCAGGCGAAACTGCTGCGCGTGCTCGAATCGCAGTCGTTTACGCCGCTGGGTGGCGTCAAGGAGGTGCACGTCGACGTGCGCCTCGTGTCCGCCACGCACCAGGTGCTGGAAGAAGACATCGCCAGCGGCCGTTTCCGCCAGGACCTGTTCTACCGGCTCAACGTCTTCCCCATCGTCATCCCGCCGCTGCGGGAGCGCCGCGAAGACATCGCAGACCTGGCGCGCCACTTCCTCGCGGACTGGGGCCGCGCGCCGGCCGACCTCGCTGACGACGCGCTGGCACGGCTGGCGGCACACGATTGGCCCGGCAACGTGCGCGAGCTGCGCAACGTGCTCGAGCGCGCGGTGATCCTGCGACCGGAGGGACGCATCGGCACCGCCGATATCATGATTGCGCCTGAACGGGTGGGGGCGGTGGTTTCCGCGGCGGACGGAACCGGTACACTCAACCTCGAGGAGGCGGAGCGCGAGCTCATTGTACGCGCGCTCGCCGCGACGGGTGGAAACAAGAGCGAGGCCGCGCGGCTGCTGGGGATCACGCGCCGCGCGCTCTACGGCCGCCTGGAGCGCTATGGAATGGAGTAG
- a CDS encoding electron transfer flavoprotein subunit alpha/FixB family protein, whose protein sequence is MSKGILVFGEIRGGALKPIAREIVTAANALSQSGGGPVSIALIGDGLDAAVNDAKSLPAGKVFVARDAQLAAYSSEGYTTALKAIIDQCGADTVLFGATAMGKDLSARAAARCEAALFTDCTGVTLSDGTLRVLRPVYSGKVIAEMEAVAPVRFVSIRPNVNPPAQAASGAEVVEVAAGVSADSIHGRVAEFAATSGGKKDLTEAEIIVSGGRSLKSGENFKILQDLADVMGAAVGASRAAVDAGYVPHAMQVGQTGKVVNPKLYVAVGISGAIQHLAGMRTSKVIVAINKDENAPIFQKADYGVVGDLFDVVPHLTEEMKKLVAS, encoded by the coding sequence ATGTCGAAGGGAATCCTGGTATTCGGTGAGATTCGTGGCGGCGCGCTCAAGCCCATCGCCCGCGAGATCGTGACCGCGGCCAACGCGCTGTCGCAGTCGGGCGGCGGTCCGGTGAGCATCGCGCTCATCGGCGACGGGCTCGACGCCGCCGTCAACGACGCGAAGTCGCTTCCGGCGGGCAAGGTATTCGTGGCCCGCGACGCGCAACTTGCGGCGTATTCGAGCGAGGGATACACCACCGCACTCAAGGCCATCATCGATCAGTGCGGCGCGGACACGGTGCTCTTCGGCGCCACCGCCATGGGCAAGGATCTCTCCGCCCGCGCCGCCGCGCGCTGCGAAGCGGCGCTCTTCACGGACTGCACCGGGGTGACGCTCAGCGACGGAACGCTGCGCGTGTTGCGCCCGGTGTACTCGGGCAAGGTGATTGCGGAGATGGAGGCGGTGGCGCCGGTGCGCTTCGTGTCCATCCGGCCCAACGTGAACCCACCCGCCCAGGCCGCTTCCGGCGCCGAGGTCGTGGAGGTGGCGGCCGGGGTGAGCGCCGATTCCATCCACGGCCGGGTGGCGGAATTCGCGGCGACCTCGGGCGGCAAGAAGGACCTCACCGAGGCCGAGATCATCGTCTCCGGTGGGCGCTCGCTCAAGAGCGGTGAGAACTTCAAGATCCTGCAGGATCTCGCCGACGTGATGGGAGCCGCGGTGGGCGCGTCGCGCGCCGCGGTGGACGCCGGCTACGTGCCGCACGCCATGCAGGTGGGCCAGACCGGCAAGGTGGTCAACCCCAAGCTCTACGTGGCGGTGGGCATCTCCGGCGCCATCCAGCACCTGGCGGGCATGCGCACCTCCAAGGTGATCGTGGCCATCAACAAGGACGAGAACGCGCCCATCTTCCAGAAGGCGGATTACGGCGTGGTGGGTGATCTCTTCGACGTGGTTCCGCATCTCACCGAAGAGATGAAGAAGCTCGTCGCTTCCTGA